The segment ATCTCGTGCAGACGGATCAAATTCCCGATTTGAAGACCGTCCTGGATCGTAGCCTTCATTACGGACGCGACGGCGGAGATCTCCCAAATCTGGAGACGCTTTCACGGCATCTTCAGGCGTAATTTTGCCGAGTAAGATCAACTCACACAACGCTTGGTTCATCACTTGCATTCCTTCATTGGTGCCAGTCTCCATCAATTGGAATGCTTCGATATCATTGCCTTTGAGCAGGTAATCTTGCATTGCAGGTGTATTGAGCAAGATTTCATGCACCGCAGTTCGATGTCCGTCTGTCGTCGGTAACAATTGCTGAGCCACAACCGAAATCAGAGATTCTAAAATCTGAACTCTCATCGCGTCCTGCTCATCCGGCGTATAGATATTCAGCAGACGATTCACAGTTGCGATCGCGCTTTTTGTGTGCAGGGTTCCAAGGACTAAATGCCCAGTTTGAGCCGCTTTTAAGGCTGTATCGACCGTGACGCGATCGCGCATTTCCCCGATCAAAATTACGTCTGGATCTTCGCGCAAAACCGCTCTGAGTGCGTGTTCAAACTCATGCGTATGCAGTCCGACCTCTCGTTGGCTAATCAGGCAATTCTGCGAGGTGTGAACATACTCAATCGGATCTTCGATCGTGACAATATGGCGCTGATCGGTCTCGTTCAAGTGGCGAATCATTGCCGCGATCGAGGTCGATTTTCCGGAGCCAGTGGGTCCTGTGAGGAGAATCAAGCCTTGCTGATAGCTGACTAGATGTTTGAGCACTGAAGGTAAGCCCAGTCGATCGATCGTGGGAACCTCTAGACTAATCAGACGAAGTACGATCGCGCCGCCCGTCAAACTCTCAAAGCAGTTCACCCGGCAGCGGACGAAACCAGGATAGAAGATGGCGGTATCAAGTTCTTTCTCTTGCCGAAACCGTTCGCACTGCTCGGGAGTGAGCATCTCGGCTAAAAAGCGATCGAACATTTCGGGGGTGACTGCGGCTTGATTTTGCCGGATCATTTGCCCTCGAATCCGATAGCGAACGGGTTCACCCACGCGCAGGTGAATATCAGATGCCTGTTTCGCATACGCATCTTGAACGAGTTGTCGAATCGTCGGCACTGAACTCGGTGGCATCGATCGCGGCGTAGCGGGAACTGGATTGCGTTTGGCTCCGAGAGGAATGGAAGGAGGAGGAACCGCAACAGGTTCAGTCAGCGATCGAGAACGCGAGCTAGATTTAACCGACTCGTCAAAAGGATTTACTTGTGTCATATACTCAGGCTTCCGTATTTCGCCGGGATCGAGGGGAATGGGCAAGTTGACGAGGGGGCGGCTAGAGAAATACTCTGATTCCCCAGACTGTACCTGATGTCATGGCATCGTAGAAATACGGAGAGAAAAAGTTTGCAGAAAGTTTTTGTACGGATAAAGCACTGAGGCTGTGATCAGCTGAGCGAAAAATTCCGGGAAACTCTTCATCGAAAAGGTTCTCTCGGTTCACAGTCTGGTGCATTCTGAAATCACGTCCCTTTGCAAAGCCTTTACAGAACTCTCATGCGTATCTCTCGCCTTACAGACTGGCTCGAATCTCATTGGATCAATCCGGCTTATAGCGGTGGGTTGTTGGCTGGGATGGGCATTTTCTTCTTTCTCGCGGCGACGAATTCGATGTCCGGTTGGCTATATGTCATGAGCGGCGTTGTGTTGGCGCTGTTGGCGATCGCGGCTATTCTCTCCCGACGAACGCTGTCCCGATTATCAATCACCCGCCGTCCAATTCAGCCCGTGAGTGTCGGTGAGAATTTAACGATCGAGTTGTTTATTCAAAATCCGACTCGAAAAAGAAAAACTTTGATTCAAGCAACCGATTTCATTCCGTCTGTCTTCGGCAAGCCTGTTGAAAAGGTTGTGGAATTGATTCATCCGACCACTCCTTATTACTGGGTTTACCAGCATCGAGCCGAGCAGCGGGGAATTTACCGCTGGCATGAAGTGCAACTGCGAACGGCAGCTCCTTTGGGTTTGTTTTGGTATCGCAAGACGTTTCGAGCCGATGCGATCGCGGTGATTTACCCACAGGTTTTGCCGTTGAGCCGCTGCCCGTTGATTGATCAGATTGGGCAAGAGATGAGTTTGCAAATGCAGTCGCAGCGGGCGCAGAATTCGACGCAGGGCATCACTCGATCGCTGCGTCCCTATCGTTGGGGCGATCCGATGCGGATGATTCATTGGCGCAGTAGTGCTCGGTATGGCGAGTTGCGCGTGCGAGAGTTAGAGATTTTAACCAGTGGGCAAGAGATTGTGATTGCCTTAGATAGTGCGGCAACTTGGGATCGTGAAGCATTTGAGCAGGCAGTCACGACTGCGGCATCGCTGTATTTTTACGGAGAGCGACAGACCTTGAGCATTCGAGTGTGGACAGCAGAATCTGGGGCAATCCGGGGACGGCAACTGGTTTTGGAAACCTTAGCAGAGGTTCAGCCGCATCAAGAGGTGACATCAGATCGGTTGCCTGAAGGAACCATCGTTTGGCTGACGCAGAATTCGAGCAGTTTGAATACACTTCCGAGTGGAAGTCGCTGGGTCTTGTGGGGACAGGGACAGACGACAGCGAACTTGGGAATTCGGGTGGAACAAGAGCGATCGCTGCAGGCGCAGTTGCAAGATAGTGTTTAGCGATAAAATCACAACATGGACACAGACATCCCAGAAGAATTTTGGCAGGGAATCGAGCAATTTAATCAGGGCGAATTCTACGCCTGCCATGACACCTTAGAAGCGATTTGGATCGAAGCTCCTGTCGTCGATAAAAAATTCTATCAGGGCATTTTACAGATTGCGGTGGGACTCTACCATTTAGGCAATTACAACTGGCGCGGAGCCGTCATTCTGATAGGGGAGGGATTAAATCGATTAAGCGACTATCAACCTGAATATGGTGGGATTGAGGTTGAGCAACTCGTAGAAGATGTATCAGCCTTACTCAGCGAAATTCAAGCCGCAGGACAAGATCGCGTTGATCAAATCGTTTTGACTGACGATCCACCACTTGAATCTGTCGATAAAATTTTTCTCCGTCCACCAATCATCCAGAAAATCACAGCAAATCGTTGAAGAGTCATGTATATAGAAACTTGTCTTCGTGATCGCTCGTCTTGAAATTTATTCGCACGATCGCCCGATGTCAAAGAATTCATTGATCGCATACGCTTAACTTTCTGATAGTGATATATTCGATTCGTCCTGTTCACCCTCATCCCCAGTCTCCACTCATGTCTCGCTTCTCCGTTCGTTCTCTCCTAGTTCTGCCGATCATCGCCGCTGCTGTGCTTGCGAATGGACGTGTTTCTATCGCTCAAGCACCCGCAGGCTCGACTCCGCTTACCTTGCGCGCCAATAGTACTGAGGCAAACGCGAAAACAGGGGTTGTCGTTGCAAAAGGTAACGTCCAGATTAACTATCCTGCTCGTCAGATTCAAGCCACTTCTGCTCAAGCTATTTATTACAGCAACGAACGCCGGATTGTTCTGCAAGGGGATGTCTACGTCTTGCAACAGGGCAATAGTTTGCGGGGAGAAACGATTACGTATTTAGTCGATGAAGGGCGGTTTGTGGCACTCCCTCAACCGAATAAACAAGTAGAAGCGGTCTATTTGATTGAAGCACCTGCGGCTCCTGCTTCGCCTGCACCTGCGGCTCCTGCTCCTTTTAGCCCACAATCTCAGTTTCGGTCGAGTCGTTAACGAGTTACGTCCCCTCTTTTTCAGGTTTTAGGAGCGGGTTTTGAGAATCGTTCTAGAAAATATTCACAAATCGTTTGGCGATCGCCCAGTGGTGAATCGCGTCAGTTTGTCTGTGGGTCAGGGTGAGATTGTCGGGCTGCTTGGTCCCAACGGAGCCGGAAAGACGACGACGTTTTATATTGCAACTGGGCTAGAAAAGCCAGACAGCGGTAAGGTTTGGTTGAATGATAAAGAAGTGACGGATCTCTCGATCGACAAACGCGCTCATCTCGGAGTTGGCTATCTTGCTCAAGAAGCGAGCATTTTTCGCTATTTAACCGTACGAGAAAATATTCTACTCGTGCTGGAGCAAACCAAGGTTCCGCGCTGGCAGTGGAACGATCGCTTAAACAGTTTGCTGAAAGAATTTCGATTAGAAAAAGTTGCCTCTTCGCTCGGAATTCAAGTGTCGGGTGGAGAACGTCGTCGGACAGAACTCGCGCGGGCTTTGGCAACAGGGGTAGACGGACCCAAATTTTTATTATTAGACGAACCGTTTGCAGGCGTTGACCCGATCGCCGTTGCTGAAATCCAAACAATCGTGGCGCAATTGCGCGATCGCCATATGGGGATTCTGATCACCGATCATAATGTGCGCGAGACGTTAGCCATTATCGATCGCGCTTACATCATGCGAGATGGTCAGATTCTTGCCTCGGGCAGTGCTGAGGAACTTTACAACAATCCCTTAGTCCGCCAGTATTATCTCGGTGACAATTTTCAACCCTAGATTATGTCTTTAGCTCCTACCCGCGCGCCGATTTCGGTTCTCGATCGCTATATTGCTGGACAATTGACGGGTCCATTTATCTTTGGCGTGGCAGCGTTTACATCGATTCTGGTGTCGGTAGGAGCGGTGTTTGATCTGATTCGCCAGATGACAGAAATGGGCTTGCCGTTGTCGATCGCAACTCGCGTTTTTCTCTTGCGACTGCCAGAGTTTGCTAGCCTTTCTTTTCCAATGGCAACCTTGCTTTCGACGTTAATGGTCTATAGTCGGCTTTCGACTGACAGTGAGTTGATTGCGCTGCGAAGTGTCGGGATTAGCATCTATCGACTGGTTGCACCTGCGATCGTGTTGAGCTTTCTCGTTTCTGTGATGACTTTTGGCTTTAATGAAGCAATTGTTCCGGCAGCAAAATATCAAGCGACTCAAACGTTATCACAAGCATTAAAGCAAGATAAGCCGAAGTTTGATGAGAAGAATATTGTCTTTCAGCAGTATCGCGATGAGAAGCAGCCCGATGGAAAGAGTGTACAAATGCTCGATCGAATTTTTTATGCTCAACGATTCGACGGGCAGCAAATGAAGGGCTTAACGGTGCTGGATTTCTCTCAAAACGGGGTGAATCAGATCATTAGTGCAGATTCTGCTCGCTGGAACTATGAGGATCAAACCTGGGACTTTTTCAGTGGCACAATTTACCTGGTTGATCCGAATGCGTCTTACCGCAATATTCTCAAATTCGAGCGGCAGCAGATTCAATTGCCCCGAACCCCGCTGGATTTGGCGACTCACAAAACTGATTCGGCAGAGATGAATATTGCCGAAGTTCAGGATTATCTCCAGTTGGTCAACCAAAGTGGCGATGAGAAGCGCGCCAATCAATTGAGAATGAGAATTCAGCAGAAAATTGCCTTTCCATTTGTGTGCTTGGTTTTTGGATTAGCAGGTTCGACGTTGGGCACGAAACCCCGACGAGGCGGCAGAGGTGCAAGTTTTGCGATTAGTATTTTGATCATTTTTACCTACTACCTGCTGTCGTTTGTCTGTGATGCGTTTGGGCGGTTGGAGATTTTCACGCCGATTTTGGCAGCTTGGTTGCCGACTGTGTTGGGACTGGGGGCAGTGAGTTGGCTATTAGTACGAGCAGCAAAATGATGGACAAGCCTTTGTTTTTGCGCGACCTTTGGTACTATGCGCTGCCGGGTGGAAGTTTGAAGCCGGGACAAACGATCGCGAAAACCCTGCTCAATGAACCGATTTTACTCGGCAGGACTCAGGCGGGCAAAGTCTTTGCACTGAGAGATATCTGTCCGCATCGGGCTGTTCCGCTGAGTTGCGGGCGATTTGACGGTACTGAGGTGGAATGTGCTTACCACGGCTGGAAGTTTGACGCAGCCGGACAATGTACTGCGATTCCAGCGTTGACTGAGGATCAAACGTTAGATTTTTCTAAATTTCGAGTGCGATCGTATCCAATTCGAGAAGCACAAGGCAATATTTGGATTTACATCGGAGAGCAGTCTCCCCAAGATGAGCCGCCTCAAGTCCCTGGCTTTGACACGACGTATCAAGCCGCTGTTGTGATGAACTTTCCAACGTACTTAGATCATGCGGTAGTCGGGTTAATGGATCCAGCGCATGTGCCTTTTGTGCATCGAGCGTGGTGGTGGCGGGCTGATCCGACCCTGGCAGAAGAAGTAAAAACGTTTGATCCGTCTCCGCTCGGATTTACGATGCGGCGGCATAAATTAGAGCGATCGACCTTTCTTTACGATCTAGTAGGCGGTGATCCAGAAGTCGAAATCTCATTCCAACTCCCAGGAGTACGATTTGAGCAAGTGATTACAAAGCGACATCGAGTCTGCAATCTAACGACGATGACTCCGCTGAATGATACCGAGACAGAAGTTACTACGCTCTTTTATTCAACAATCCCTTGGTTCAATCTGTTGAAGCCCTTTTTACTTCCGCTCACTCGAACATTCTTGAATCAAGATCGAGACATGGTCGTCAAACAGAAGATTGGATTACAGCACAATCCAGGCTTGATGTTGATCAAAGATGCAGATACTCAGGCGCGATGGTACTACCAATTGAAGGCAGAATTTGCGCGATCGCAATCTGAACATCGAGCCTTCATTAATCCTGTCAAAGAGCAAACTTTGAGATGGCGAAGCTGATTGACTGACAATAAAGGCGAGGAGCATTTTCCATAACAGTAATTGAAGTGGTGTGGTAATCCCTAGATGACGGGATTTTGCTCCTCGCCTCCAGTTTTGTCAGTTAACCAGCGTCACAGCTTATGGACTTAATGCTAGTAGTCCATAAGCTGTGACAGGTAGGTTGGATGGGGATTACACAAGGCGAACTTTTGTTCCCTATCTTTGCGTTAGCTTCTCAGTCCTTTCGCGAATGCGTTCTTCCTGTTCTCTGAGTTCAGGTGTCAATGCTTCACCAAAGTCATCTGCCTCGAACACTGGACGAATCTCAATCTCGGAGTCTCCCGGCATAGGGTTGGGGCAACGCTTCACCCAATCGATCGCTTCTTCGATCGATTGCACTTGCCACAGCCAATACCCAGCAATCAGTTCTTTGGTTTCCGTAAAAGGACCATCAATAACCGTGCGATTCGTTCCAGAAAATTGAACCCGTGCCCCTTTCGAGCTAGGATGCAGTCCCTCGCCTGCTAGCATAATGCCAGCCTTGACCAATTCTTCGTTATACTTTCCCATTTCGGTTAGCAGTTGTTCACTGGGCATCACACCAGC is part of the Leptolyngbya boryana PCC 6306 genome and harbors:
- a CDS encoding YciI family protein, with translation MKVMVIVKATQDSEAGVMPSEQLLTEMGKYNEELVKAGIMLAGEGLHPSSKGARVQFSGTNRTVIDGPFTETKELIAGYWLWQVQSIEEAIDWVKRCPNPMPGDSEIEIRPVFEADDFGEALTPELREQEERIRERTEKLTQR
- a CDS encoding LptF/LptG family permease is translated as MSLAPTRAPISVLDRYIAGQLTGPFIFGVAAFTSILVSVGAVFDLIRQMTEMGLPLSIATRVFLLRLPEFASLSFPMATLLSTLMVYSRLSTDSELIALRSVGISIYRLVAPAIVLSFLVSVMTFGFNEAIVPAAKYQATQTLSQALKQDKPKFDEKNIVFQQYRDEKQPDGKSVQMLDRIFYAQRFDGQQMKGLTVLDFSQNGVNQIISADSARWNYEDQTWDFFSGTIYLVDPNASYRNILKFERQQIQLPRTPLDLATHKTDSAEMNIAEVQDYLQLVNQSGDEKRANQLRMRIQQKIAFPFVCLVFGLAGSTLGTKPRRGGRGASFAISILIIFTYYLLSFVCDAFGRLEIFTPILAAWLPTVLGLGAVSWLLVRAAK
- a CDS encoding DUF309 domain-containing protein translates to MDTDIPEEFWQGIEQFNQGEFYACHDTLEAIWIEAPVVDKKFYQGILQIAVGLYHLGNYNWRGAVILIGEGLNRLSDYQPEYGGIEVEQLVEDVSALLSEIQAAGQDRVDQIVLTDDPPLESVDKIFLRPPIIQKITANR
- a CDS encoding DUF58 domain-containing protein, translating into MRISRLTDWLESHWINPAYSGGLLAGMGIFFFLAATNSMSGWLYVMSGVVLALLAIAAILSRRTLSRLSITRRPIQPVSVGENLTIELFIQNPTRKRKTLIQATDFIPSVFGKPVEKVVELIHPTTPYYWVYQHRAEQRGIYRWHEVQLRTAAPLGLFWYRKTFRADAIAVIYPQVLPLSRCPLIDQIGQEMSLQMQSQRAQNSTQGITRSLRPYRWGDPMRMIHWRSSARYGELRVRELEILTSGQEIVIALDSAATWDREAFEQAVTTAASLYFYGERQTLSIRVWTAESGAIRGRQLVLETLAEVQPHQEVTSDRLPEGTIVWLTQNSSSLNTLPSGSRWVLWGQGQTTANLGIRVEQERSLQAQLQDSV
- a CDS encoding type IV pilus twitching motility protein PilT; translated protein: MTQVNPFDESVKSSSRSRSLTEPVAVPPPSIPLGAKRNPVPATPRSMPPSSVPTIRQLVQDAYAKQASDIHLRVGEPVRYRIRGQMIRQNQAAVTPEMFDRFLAEMLTPEQCERFRQEKELDTAIFYPGFVRCRVNCFESLTGGAIVLRLISLEVPTIDRLGLPSVLKHLVSYQQGLILLTGPTGSGKSTSIAAMIRHLNETDQRHIVTIEDPIEYVHTSQNCLISQREVGLHTHEFEHALRAVLREDPDVILIGEMRDRVTVDTALKAAQTGHLVLGTLHTKSAIATVNRLLNIYTPDEQDAMRVQILESLISVVAQQLLPTTDGHRTAVHEILLNTPAMQDYLLKGNDIEAFQLMETGTNEGMQVMNQALCELILLGKITPEDAVKASPDLGDLRRRVRNEGYDPGRSSNREFDPSARDYHPA
- a CDS encoding aromatic ring-hydroxylating oxygenase subunit alpha; this encodes MMDKPLFLRDLWYYALPGGSLKPGQTIAKTLLNEPILLGRTQAGKVFALRDICPHRAVPLSCGRFDGTEVECAYHGWKFDAAGQCTAIPALTEDQTLDFSKFRVRSYPIREAQGNIWIYIGEQSPQDEPPQVPGFDTTYQAAVVMNFPTYLDHAVVGLMDPAHVPFVHRAWWWRADPTLAEEVKTFDPSPLGFTMRRHKLERSTFLYDLVGGDPEVEISFQLPGVRFEQVITKRHRVCNLTTMTPLNDTETEVTTLFYSTIPWFNLLKPFLLPLTRTFLNQDRDMVVKQKIGLQHNPGLMLIKDADTQARWYYQLKAEFARSQSEHRAFINPVKEQTLRWRS
- the lptB gene encoding LPS export ABC transporter ATP-binding protein, coding for MRIVLENIHKSFGDRPVVNRVSLSVGQGEIVGLLGPNGAGKTTTFYIATGLEKPDSGKVWLNDKEVTDLSIDKRAHLGVGYLAQEASIFRYLTVRENILLVLEQTKVPRWQWNDRLNSLLKEFRLEKVASSLGIQVSGGERRRTELARALATGVDGPKFLLLDEPFAGVDPIAVAEIQTIVAQLRDRHMGILITDHNVRETLAIIDRAYIMRDGQILASGSAEELYNNPLVRQYYLGDNFQP
- a CDS encoding LptA/OstA family protein, whose amino-acid sequence is MSRFSVRSLLVLPIIAAAVLANGRVSIAQAPAGSTPLTLRANSTEANAKTGVVVAKGNVQINYPARQIQATSAQAIYYSNERRIVLQGDVYVLQQGNSLRGETITYLVDEGRFVALPQPNKQVEAVYLIEAPAAPASPAPAAPAPFSPQSQFRSSR